In a genomic window of Microbacterium amylolyticum:
- a CDS encoding metallophosphoesterase: MAPRSGPLTALMTVGAVGAAAAAWGMGVERHLFTVRHHVVPVLSSGSDPIRVLHISDMHLAPWQTRRREWIANLASLRPDVVIDTGDNLGHPDAIPAVRSALAPFAGLPGVHVHGSNDIWSPRPRNPFRYFLGPSERTKAAPLLDTQGLDQVLEGELGWYGLNNEAVTLDVRGHRLRFLGTNDPHHDLEDWEALDASAMDAADGSLTIGVTHAPYRRILDGFGDRGADMIFAGHTHGGQVRVPGVGALVANCDIPLAQARGLSSWRHGAREIPLNVSAGLGHSVYAPVRFACRPEVSLLTLAPRP, encoded by the coding sequence ATGGCTCCACGCAGCGGCCCTCTCACCGCGCTCATGACGGTGGGCGCGGTGGGCGCCGCTGCGGCGGCGTGGGGAATGGGAGTCGAGCGTCATCTCTTCACCGTTCGACACCACGTGGTGCCGGTGTTGAGTTCCGGGAGCGACCCCATCCGTGTTCTCCACATCAGCGATATGCATTTGGCTCCGTGGCAGACACGTCGCCGCGAGTGGATCGCGAATCTCGCGTCCCTGCGACCGGATGTTGTGATCGACACGGGTGACAACCTCGGTCACCCGGATGCGATCCCCGCCGTCCGCTCGGCTCTGGCTCCGTTTGCCGGCCTGCCCGGCGTGCACGTGCACGGCTCCAACGACATTTGGTCTCCCCGTCCGCGCAACCCGTTCCGGTACTTCCTCGGGCCCTCGGAGCGCACCAAGGCAGCGCCGCTTCTCGATACCCAGGGACTCGACCAGGTCCTCGAAGGAGAACTCGGCTGGTACGGCCTCAATAACGAGGCCGTGACGCTGGATGTGCGCGGACACCGGTTGCGCTTTCTGGGGACGAACGACCCGCACCACGACCTCGAAGACTGGGAAGCGCTCGATGCCTCGGCAATGGACGCCGCCGATGGGTCCCTGACGATCGGCGTGACCCACGCGCCGTATCGCCGCATCCTCGATGGCTTCGGCGACCGCGGAGCGGACATGATCTTCGCAGGCCACACCCACGGCGGTCAGGTGCGCGTTCCGGGTGTGGGCGCTCTCGTGGCGAACTGCGACATCCCGTTGGCCCAGGCACGCGGCCTATCCTCCTGGCGCCATGGCGCACGTGAGATCCCGCTCAATGTGAGCGCGGGTCTCGGGCACTCGGTCTACGCCCCCGTGCGCTTCGCGTGCCGCCCCGAGGTGTCCCTTCTGACTTTGGCACCGCGCCCGTAG
- a CDS encoding TadA family conjugal transfer-associated ATPase codes for MTEPFVVQPRNPSGTQPVAATSDEARPLDSGTFGALAPYVADADVTDLFVNGSSGLFVDRGAGAERVTTWRASEREVRDLATALVGRGGRHVDDQTPLVDVRLAGGVRVHVALAPVATGGTAISVRVPRLGRVDIDGLRRGGAFTESAAAWLGRLVARRANVLVTGGAGCGKTTLLSALLAGAPPTERIVTIEDVAELRLEHPHHVALEARQANREGAGEIPLARLVRESLRMRPDRIVVGECRGEEIRDLLTALNTGHDGGAGTLHANSIADVPARLEALGALAGWDDHAVARQASSAIDVVLHLERTADGTRRLAAAGALRIDNGRLAIEEVTPWE; via the coding sequence ATGACGGAACCCTTTGTCGTTCAGCCCCGCAACCCGTCGGGTACGCAGCCCGTCGCCGCGACGAGCGACGAGGCCCGTCCACTCGACTCGGGCACCTTCGGCGCGCTCGCCCCCTATGTTGCGGACGCTGATGTCACGGATCTGTTCGTCAACGGGTCGTCGGGGTTGTTCGTCGATCGCGGAGCGGGAGCGGAACGGGTGACGACGTGGCGGGCATCCGAACGGGAAGTGCGAGACCTGGCCACGGCGCTCGTCGGCCGCGGCGGTCGCCATGTCGATGACCAGACGCCGCTTGTCGACGTGCGGTTGGCGGGAGGTGTTCGCGTACACGTGGCCCTTGCACCGGTGGCGACGGGCGGCACGGCGATCTCGGTGCGCGTTCCCCGGCTCGGACGAGTGGACATTGACGGCTTGCGGCGTGGCGGCGCCTTCACCGAGTCCGCCGCGGCCTGGCTGGGCCGGCTCGTCGCTCGCCGCGCCAATGTGCTTGTCACCGGAGGCGCTGGCTGTGGCAAGACCACGCTGCTGTCCGCGCTTTTGGCGGGCGCACCGCCTACGGAGCGCATTGTGACGATCGAGGACGTCGCCGAACTGCGGCTGGAGCATCCGCACCACGTGGCTCTGGAAGCACGCCAGGCCAACAGGGAAGGCGCGGGGGAGATCCCTCTGGCGCGGCTGGTGCGGGAGAGCCTCCGTATGCGCCCCGATCGCATCGTTGTCGGCGAGTGCCGAGGGGAGGAGATCCGCGACCTTCTCACGGCACTCAACACCGGCCACGACGGAGGAGCGGGAACGCTGCACGCCAACAGCATCGCGGATGTGCCCGCTCGCCTCGAGGCTCTGGGCGCGCTCGCCGGATGGGACGACCACGCCGTCGCCAGACAGGCATCGAGCGCAATCGACGTCGTCCTCCATCTCGAACGCACTGCCGACGGCACACGGCGACTGGCCGCGGCCGGAGCACTGCGCATCGACAACGGGCGCCTTGCCATCGAGGAGGTGACACCGTGGGAATGA
- a CDS encoding DUF4177 domain-containing protein: MTTWEYLTTPLMIHNTAAILNNWGKQGWELVQIVPNTEGGLVAYMKRQTGLGEQNAGLAHAAEAAKQFEGQQ, encoded by the coding sequence GTGACCACCTGGGAGTACCTCACTACCCCGCTGATGATCCACAACACAGCGGCAATTTTGAACAACTGGGGCAAGCAGGGGTGGGAACTCGTGCAGATCGTGCCGAACACCGAAGGCGGTCTTGTCGCGTATATGAAGCGCCAGACGGGCCTCGGCGAGCAGAACGCCGGCCTTGCACATGCAGCTGAGGCGGCTAAGCAGTTCGAGGGTCAGCAGTGA
- the acs gene encoding acetate--CoA ligase, whose amino-acid sequence MSSHLEGATASNPRFAPPMDFAAQAVAGREIQEQASADRLAFWEKQSRDLLHWDTPFTRVLDWSTPPFARWFDDGELNVAYNCLDRHVEAGNGDRIALHFEGEPGDSRSLTYAELTSEVKRVANVLEGLGVGPGDRVAIYLPMIPEAIASLLAVARLGAIHSVVFGGFSADSLRARIDDAGAKVVITADGGYRKGRASALKPAVDQALADRGNGEQGTVEHVLVVRRTGQEVEWNAGRDVWWHDVVPAEPATHEARAFPAENPLFILYTSGTTGKPKGILHTSGGYLTQAAFTHKNVFDLRPENDVYWCSADIGWITGHSYVVYGPLANGATQVIYEGTPDHPEPGRWWDVVEKYGVTIFYTAPTAVRSFMKQGRSIPQSRDLSSLRLLGSVGEPINPEAWKWFRDVIGAGVTPIVDTWWQTETGAIMISALPGITDLKPGSAQVPIPGISVAVVDETGEPVARGDGGLLVATEPWPSMLRGIWGDPERFVETYWKMFADRGYYFAGDGARLDEDGDVWLLGRVDDVMNVSGHRLSTAEIESALVAHPATAEAAVVGANDETTGQAVVAFVILKESYLKENTAEGLAGELRGWVGEQIGPIARPRDVYIVGELPKTRSGKIMRRLLRDVAEGREVGDTQTLADTSVMSVITAQVR is encoded by the coding sequence ATGTCTTCCCACCTCGAAGGTGCCACCGCCTCGAATCCCCGATTCGCCCCGCCCATGGATTTCGCGGCGCAAGCCGTCGCGGGCCGCGAAATCCAGGAGCAGGCGAGCGCCGATCGCCTCGCGTTCTGGGAGAAGCAATCGCGCGACCTTCTGCACTGGGATACCCCGTTCACCCGCGTGCTCGACTGGTCGACGCCTCCGTTCGCCCGCTGGTTTGACGACGGAGAGCTCAACGTTGCTTATAACTGTCTCGATCGCCACGTCGAAGCAGGAAACGGCGATCGGATCGCGTTGCATTTTGAGGGCGAACCGGGCGACTCGCGATCGCTGACCTATGCCGAGTTGACGAGCGAGGTCAAGCGGGTTGCCAACGTCTTGGAGGGTCTCGGCGTCGGCCCCGGCGACAGGGTCGCGATCTACCTGCCGATGATTCCTGAGGCGATCGCGTCGCTTCTTGCAGTGGCACGCCTCGGAGCAATCCACTCGGTGGTCTTTGGCGGCTTCAGCGCCGACAGCCTCCGCGCACGCATCGACGATGCCGGGGCGAAGGTAGTGATCACCGCGGACGGCGGGTACCGCAAGGGCCGCGCATCAGCACTGAAACCTGCCGTCGACCAGGCTCTGGCGGATCGTGGCAACGGCGAACAGGGCACGGTTGAGCATGTCCTCGTTGTGCGGCGTACCGGGCAGGAGGTCGAGTGGAACGCCGGCCGCGACGTGTGGTGGCACGATGTGGTTCCCGCCGAGCCCGCTACCCACGAGGCCCGTGCATTCCCCGCAGAGAACCCGCTGTTCATCCTGTATACCTCGGGAACAACGGGCAAACCGAAGGGCATTCTGCACACCTCCGGCGGGTATCTCACACAGGCTGCGTTCACCCATAAGAACGTGTTCGATCTGCGCCCCGAAAACGATGTGTACTGGTGCTCGGCCGACATCGGTTGGATCACGGGACACAGCTATGTCGTCTATGGTCCGCTCGCGAACGGCGCCACCCAGGTCATCTACGAGGGAACGCCTGACCACCCGGAGCCCGGCCGCTGGTGGGACGTTGTTGAGAAGTACGGCGTGACGATCTTCTACACCGCCCCGACCGCCGTGCGCAGCTTCATGAAACAGGGCAGGTCGATCCCGCAGTCACGCGATCTGTCATCGCTGCGCCTGCTCGGATCAGTGGGCGAGCCCATCAACCCCGAGGCGTGGAAGTGGTTCCGCGACGTCATCGGAGCGGGCGTCACCCCGATTGTCGATACGTGGTGGCAGACGGAGACGGGGGCAATCATGATTTCGGCGCTCCCCGGCATCACCGATCTGAAGCCCGGTTCCGCTCAGGTTCCCATTCCCGGCATCTCGGTGGCTGTTGTTGACGAGACGGGCGAACCCGTTGCTCGCGGCGACGGCGGTCTGCTGGTGGCGACCGAGCCGTGGCCCAGCATGCTCCGCGGCATCTGGGGAGACCCGGAGCGGTTCGTCGAAACGTACTGGAAGATGTTCGCCGATCGCGGCTATTACTTTGCGGGCGACGGCGCACGCCTCGACGAGGACGGTGATGTGTGGTTGCTGGGCCGGGTGGACGACGTGATGAACGTCTCCGGCCACCGGCTCTCGACAGCCGAAATCGAATCGGCCCTCGTCGCCCACCCCGCAACGGCCGAGGCGGCCGTTGTCGGCGCAAACGACGAGACAACGGGCCAGGCGGTCGTCGCGTTCGTGATCCTCAAAGAGAGCTATCTGAAGGAGAACACCGCCGAGGGTCTTGCGGGAGAGCTGCGCGGATGGGTGGGCGAGCAGATCGGCCCGATCGCGCGTCCCCGAGACGTGTACATCGTCGGAGAACTCCCCAAGACCCGTTCAGGGAAGATCATGCGGCGTCTGCTGCGCGATGTGGCGGAAGGGCGCGAGGTGGGCGACACGCAGACCCTCGCCGATACGTCGGTGATGAGTGTAATCACGGCGCAGGTGCGCTGA
- a CDS encoding RidA family protein — protein MSVAARLAELGIELPSVAAPVAAYIPAKVHGDLVWTSGQLPFTGGELPATGKVGEGDGSVAAADAKVYARTCALNAIAAASAAAGGVDRLSGVFKVTGFVASESSFTGQPGVINGASEVLGEIFGDAGAHSRSAVGVAVLPLDAPVEVEVAFTIT, from the coding sequence GTGAGCGTCGCCGCCCGCCTGGCGGAGCTGGGAATCGAGCTGCCGAGCGTCGCTGCTCCCGTTGCCGCGTACATCCCCGCGAAGGTGCATGGGGATCTCGTCTGGACATCGGGCCAGCTTCCCTTCACCGGTGGTGAGCTACCCGCAACGGGAAAGGTCGGCGAGGGCGACGGATCCGTTGCTGCGGCTGACGCGAAGGTATACGCCCGTACCTGCGCTCTGAACGCGATTGCCGCGGCTTCTGCGGCGGCGGGTGGAGTGGACCGGCTCTCCGGTGTGTTCAAGGTAACCGGCTTTGTCGCGTCTGAGTCGTCGTTCACCGGACAGCCGGGCGTTATCAACGGTGCCAGCGAGGTGCTCGGCGAGATCTTCGGCGACGCCGGCGCGCACAGCCGCTCAGCGGTCGGAGTGGCGGTTCTTCCGCTCGACGCGCCCGTCGAGGTCGAAGTGGCCTTCACGATCACGTAG
- a CDS encoding GTP pyrophosphokinase, translated as MEADIKEAMREYDRGLPSYRALRDALEHDIPLHLRQWGVSYFRVEARVKKRWSFEQKVRRNPARQVHDVVGVRIMAFFRSDLAQIERMTRRLLEVVEDSYIDKGDLLDDESFGYRSVQFVGRTRGDGTTFKETEPGLPVEVQIRTMLEHVWAEVEHDFRYKPQSEPPTPEINRRFALTAALLEQADRNLDDIRRSIEQ; from the coding sequence ATGGAAGCGGACATCAAGGAAGCGATGCGGGAGTACGACCGCGGGCTTCCCTCGTACCGCGCGCTTCGCGACGCACTGGAACACGACATCCCCCTGCACCTGCGGCAGTGGGGAGTGTCCTACTTCCGCGTCGAGGCGCGCGTGAAGAAGCGATGGTCGTTTGAGCAGAAGGTACGCCGCAACCCAGCTCGGCAGGTTCACGATGTTGTCGGCGTGCGCATCATGGCTTTTTTCCGCAGCGACCTTGCACAGATCGAACGCATGACGCGGCGCCTTCTCGAGGTCGTCGAAGACTCATACATCGACAAGGGTGATCTGCTGGACGATGAGAGCTTCGGATACCGCAGCGTCCAGTTCGTCGGACGAACGCGGGGCGACGGAACAACGTTCAAAGAAACCGAGCCGGGACTTCCCGTCGAGGTGCAGATCCGCACGATGCTCGAGCACGTGTGGGCCGAGGTCGAGCATGACTTTCGGTATAAGCCGCAATCCGAGCCGCCAACGCCGGAGATCAACCGTCGCTTCGCTCTGACAGCTGCTCTTCTGGAACAGGCAGATCGCAACCTCGACGACATTCGCCGATCGATCGAGCAGTAG
- a CDS encoding transglycosylase domain-containing protein encodes MPHAKRTVGGVLGGFLGLVGLSAVAGVLVTATVTPAIAVSGYTASSAISLFENLPGYLEVDRPMEVTTIYAKTTDGKDFELASFYDQNREPVEYDEVSQLVFDALLASEDPRYYEHGGVDLIGTTRAILSNAASDETQGGSSISQQYVKNVQVEACERTAESDEERIACYNEATDSEGVDGYQRKLQEMRYAIAIEQEYSKEEIILGYLNLANFGGTTYGIEAAAQRYFSKSAKDVSLSEAATLAGMVQNPNTFRLDVPESEANGAENGYARTLERRDYVLYRMVTEGKITQKQYDEAKEQPIEPKLSYRERGCSAAGGSGYFCQYVKETIVNDTRYASVFGETREERIDLLSRGGLDIYTSLDFDMQQAAEATMEANVPATHDQLRVGSSLVQIKPQTGEILSMAQNTRFNEVESGEGQTSLVYAADQEHGAATGFEVGSTYKLFTLIDWLEQGRSVREMVNGANRPYQMTCHGSPTDAPAQIQNFGNGAGRTADVVNFTATSLNTGFLAMAEQLDICDIHGVAERLDVKTGGGGSVLDQLGPFSVLGSQSIDPITMASAYATVANGGVQCEPTAITGVVAADGTELELPDTTCERKLDENIAATTAYALAAVMGGPGATATQANPNDGVPIIGKTGTAEGRSTWMIQTTTNVTTAAWVGSIGEDTVEKFLSIDMYRMTNQHGTLMSSLRYNLARDVQAAANRKYGGDAFPEPDSNLIRVVEADVPSVVGDAPDAAERKIREAGFQPRIVSDRVTGVQDSGRVERTDPSGRAPVGSVVNIFVSDGNGVEVPNVSGQTPPQAVSELSRAGLRGSLGQCTENGNANRPRVTETNPSAGESVEKGTTVTVSWEARNCDTSFEPDEDDD; translated from the coding sequence ATGCCTCATGCGAAAAGGACGGTCGGCGGTGTTCTCGGTGGATTCCTCGGGCTCGTCGGTCTCAGCGCGGTTGCCGGTGTTCTCGTCACGGCGACGGTGACCCCCGCGATTGCCGTTTCCGGCTATACGGCGTCCAGTGCGATCTCGCTGTTCGAGAACCTCCCCGGCTACCTCGAGGTAGACCGCCCCATGGAGGTCACCACGATCTACGCGAAGACCACCGACGGCAAAGACTTCGAGCTGGCGTCGTTCTACGACCAGAACCGCGAACCCGTTGAATATGACGAGGTGTCGCAGCTGGTGTTCGATGCGCTTCTCGCCTCGGAAGACCCGCGCTACTACGAGCACGGCGGCGTTGACCTGATCGGAACAACCCGCGCGATCCTCAGCAACGCGGCGAGCGACGAAACGCAGGGTGGGTCGTCGATCAGCCAGCAGTACGTCAAGAACGTTCAGGTCGAGGCTTGTGAGCGCACGGCCGAATCCGACGAAGAGCGCATCGCGTGCTATAACGAGGCGACCGACTCGGAGGGCGTCGACGGATACCAGCGCAAGCTGCAGGAGATGCGCTACGCCATCGCGATCGAGCAGGAGTACTCGAAGGAAGAAATTATTCTCGGGTATCTCAACCTCGCCAACTTCGGCGGCACGACCTACGGCATTGAGGCCGCTGCCCAGCGCTACTTCTCGAAGTCGGCGAAGGACGTCTCGCTGTCCGAGGCGGCAACTCTCGCCGGTATGGTGCAGAACCCCAACACGTTCCGGCTCGATGTTCCTGAGAGCGAAGCCAACGGCGCCGAGAACGGCTATGCACGAACGCTGGAGCGCCGCGACTACGTGCTGTACCGCATGGTGACCGAGGGAAAGATCACCCAGAAACAGTACGACGAGGCGAAAGAACAGCCGATCGAGCCGAAGCTCAGCTACCGCGAGCGGGGTTGCTCAGCAGCGGGCGGCTCCGGCTACTTCTGCCAGTACGTGAAAGAAACGATCGTCAACGATACGCGTTACGCGAGTGTGTTCGGCGAGACGCGGGAAGAGCGCATCGATCTGCTCAGCCGCGGCGGTCTCGACATCTACACCTCGCTCGACTTCGACATGCAGCAGGCCGCTGAAGCCACGATGGAAGCCAACGTGCCGGCAACGCACGATCAGCTCCGGGTGGGCTCGAGCCTGGTTCAGATAAAACCGCAGACCGGCGAAATCCTGTCGATGGCGCAGAACACTCGATTCAATGAGGTCGAGAGCGGCGAAGGGCAAACCTCGCTCGTCTACGCGGCTGATCAAGAACACGGCGCTGCGACGGGCTTCGAAGTGGGGTCGACCTACAAGCTCTTCACCTTGATCGATTGGCTGGAGCAGGGCCGGTCCGTGCGCGAGATGGTCAACGGTGCCAACCGCCCCTACCAGATGACGTGTCATGGATCGCCGACGGACGCGCCCGCACAGATTCAGAACTTCGGCAACGGTGCCGGTCGAACGGCGGACGTCGTCAATTTCACCGCTACCTCGCTCAACACCGGCTTCCTCGCGATGGCGGAGCAGCTGGACATCTGCGATATTCACGGTGTTGCCGAGCGGCTAGATGTGAAGACCGGTGGGGGTGGATCGGTGCTCGATCAGCTCGGTCCCTTCTCCGTTCTCGGTTCGCAGAGCATCGACCCCATCACCATGGCCTCGGCATACGCGACCGTCGCAAACGGCGGCGTACAGTGCGAGCCGACGGCGATTACGGGTGTTGTCGCGGCGGATGGAACCGAGCTGGAACTTCCCGATACCACATGTGAGCGGAAGCTCGACGAGAACATCGCCGCTACGACTGCCTACGCTCTCGCCGCGGTGATGGGTGGCCCTGGCGCGACGGCAACGCAGGCGAACCCGAACGATGGCGTTCCCATCATCGGTAAGACGGGAACGGCCGAGGGCCGCAGCACATGGATGATCCAGACCACGACAAACGTGACCACCGCGGCGTGGGTGGGAAGCATCGGCGAGGACACGGTTGAGAAGTTCCTCAGCATCGACATGTATCGCATGACCAATCAGCACGGAACGCTGATGTCGAGCCTGCGGTACAACCTCGCCCGCGATGTTCAGGCCGCGGCCAATCGCAAGTACGGCGGCGACGCCTTCCCCGAGCCCGATAGCAACCTGATTCGTGTTGTCGAGGCGGACGTTCCCTCCGTCGTGGGCGACGCTCCGGATGCTGCCGAGCGGAAGATCCGCGAAGCCGGTTTCCAGCCGCGTATCGTCTCAGATCGCGTCACCGGCGTCCAGGATTCGGGACGCGTCGAGCGCACCGATCCGTCGGGACGCGCTCCGGTGGGAAGCGTCGTGAACATCTTCGTATCGGACGGCAACGGTGTTGAGGTTCCGAACGTCTCGGGACAGACGCCACCTCAGGCCGTCAGCGAGCTCTCCCGGGCAGGTCTGCGTGGGTCCCTCGGACAGTGCACCGAGAACGGGAACGCCAACCGTCCGCGCGTGACGGAAACCAACCCGAGTGCCGGAGAGTCCGTCGAAAAGGGAACAACGGTCACGGTCTCGTGGGAGGCTCGCAACTGCGACACCTCCTTCGAGCCGGATGAGGACGACGACTGA
- a CDS encoding IS1249 family transposase, with protein sequence MDLPTNSTTCLVCGSKLVKNGKHRSGTQRWRCPSCGSSSVRRRPDVTAREQLRAFACWLVGKLTQAEIDGTATGRSFRRRTAWCWDISPRLGPVETTYHAVLVDGIHIGSWCLLIALSDTGHVLAWQWCARENTAAWKALFEQIPAPGIVISDGGSGLPSALRQAWPETKHQRCLFHLQMNITRHLTRNPRTPAGRALRRLVMDLSSVRDADAAIQWQLLLEQWWQSFGHLTTERTLFRNGQFGFTHDRLRKAWLLVRLVVRKNLIFTHITYGNPRTTSPLEGLNAQIRDLLRRHRGMSEEHRRRAVEWFLTLHELPLEHALDLAKPIEPVTAPAPVEEPIGPALYDTGLDAGEGLWTRAGWAGRG encoded by the coding sequence GTGGACCTTCCGACGAACTCGACGACCTGTCTGGTATGCGGCAGCAAGCTGGTCAAGAACGGGAAACACCGCTCCGGAACCCAACGCTGGCGTTGCCCGTCCTGCGGATCCTCGAGCGTGCGCCGCCGACCCGACGTGACCGCCCGCGAACAGCTCCGCGCCTTCGCTTGCTGGCTCGTCGGGAAACTCACCCAAGCCGAGATCGATGGAACGGCCACCGGGCGCTCGTTCCGCCGCCGGACCGCGTGGTGCTGGGACATCTCCCCGCGACTGGGCCCGGTCGAGACGACCTATCACGCGGTCCTCGTCGATGGCATCCACATCGGCTCCTGGTGCCTGCTCATCGCTCTCAGCGACACCGGACACGTCCTCGCCTGGCAATGGTGCGCGCGAGAGAACACCGCGGCCTGGAAAGCACTGTTCGAGCAGATCCCCGCGCCCGGCATCGTCATCTCCGACGGCGGCAGCGGCCTCCCGTCCGCACTGCGACAGGCCTGGCCCGAGACAAAGCATCAACGCTGCCTGTTCCACCTGCAGATGAACATCACCCGTCACCTCACCCGCAACCCCAGAACCCCGGCAGGGCGCGCGCTACGGCGCCTGGTGATGGACCTCAGTTCCGTCCGCGACGCGGACGCCGCGATCCAGTGGCAGCTGCTCCTGGAGCAGTGGTGGCAGTCATTCGGTCACCTCACCACCGAACGGACCCTGTTCCGCAACGGCCAGTTCGGATTCACCCATGACCGACTCCGGAAAGCCTGGTTGCTGGTCCGCCTGGTCGTTCGGAAGAACCTCATCTTCACCCACATCACCTACGGCAACCCGCGCACCACCAGCCCGCTCGAGGGACTGAACGCACAGATCCGCGATCTGTTGCGTCGACACCGCGGGATGAGCGAGGAACACCGCCGCCGCGCGGTCGAGTGGTTCCTCACCCTGCACGAGCTCCCGCTCGAACACGCTCTCGACCTCGCCAAGCCGATCGAACCCGTCACCGCTCCGGCACCGGTCGAGGAACCGATCGGACCGGCGCTCTATGACACCGGGCTCGACGCGGGCGAGGGGCTCTGGACCCGAGCAGGGTGGGCGGGACGCGGGTGA
- a CDS encoding type II secretion system F family protein yields MKKPEARVSDPGATVLPLAVLLEAGANPATAWRDLAVHGDEAAKHIVDKIDAGTSVAQAIASRREHAQEWGDVAAAWEVSETVGAPLADALRAIASSLRDAGELRDDTRVALAEPMASARLMAWLPVLGIVVGIGLGLDPLGVLFASPIGALCLITGLALMVGARVWTARLVRAARPRPGTPGMYEELLAIALSGGTSISRARAVVASCDEWTPAAAEASEEADRVLELSRNAGVPAAELLRASAGYARHLARTEGRLRGARLGTRLLLPMGVCTLPAFLLLGVAPMLIGILGATPLPMSAG; encoded by the coding sequence ATGAAAAAGCCCGAAGCGCGGGTGTCCGATCCCGGTGCCACAGTGCTGCCGCTGGCCGTGCTCCTCGAAGCCGGAGCAAACCCGGCGACGGCGTGGCGGGATCTCGCCGTGCACGGTGACGAAGCAGCGAAGCACATCGTTGACAAGATCGATGCGGGAACCTCCGTTGCCCAGGCAATCGCTTCTCGCCGCGAACACGCGCAGGAATGGGGCGATGTCGCGGCCGCGTGGGAGGTCTCCGAAACGGTCGGTGCGCCGTTGGCGGACGCCTTGCGCGCAATCGCTTCCTCCCTGCGTGACGCCGGCGAGTTGCGTGACGACACTCGCGTCGCGCTCGCCGAGCCGATGGCATCCGCCCGGCTGATGGCGTGGCTTCCCGTTCTCGGCATCGTCGTCGGCATTGGCCTGGGACTTGATCCGCTCGGGGTTCTCTTCGCCTCGCCCATCGGCGCGTTGTGTCTGATCACCGGTCTGGCCCTGATGGTCGGTGCGCGGGTCTGGACAGCGCGCCTGGTCCGCGCCGCGCGTCCGCGCCCCGGAACACCAGGGATGTACGAGGAGTTGCTGGCGATCGCGCTCTCCGGCGGCACGTCCATCAGCAGGGCGCGTGCCGTTGTCGCCTCCTGTGATGAGTGGACGCCGGCAGCGGCAGAGGCATCGGAAGAAGCTGATCGCGTGCTCGAACTCTCGCGAAACGCGGGCGTGCCCGCCGCCGAACTCCTGCGAGCCTCTGCGGGATACGCCCGCCACCTGGCCCGCACGGAGGGGCGTCTGCGCGGCGCTCGCCTCGGCACACGGCTGCTCCTTCCCATGGGCGTGTGTACGCTACCGGCCTTCCTGCTGCTCGGGGTTGCACCGATGCTCATTGGCATCCTCGGTGCGACCCCGCTCCCGATGTCCGCCGGATAG